From Salvia splendens isolate huo1 chromosome 16, SspV2, whole genome shotgun sequence, a single genomic window includes:
- the LOC121771986 gene encoding putative pentatricopeptide repeat-containing protein At1g19290 isoform X2, with protein MVIASQISRLLILRRFDALKSLSFTFSDLLVNAVLKSLKLHPVSALHFFDLASKQNHFRPHFKSYVKIVHILSNARMFDETRLYLRGLVELTERDQLPVSLIYDELVAVFREFRFSGTVFDMMMKTYVERRLVKNALYMFDNMPKCGHLPSLRSCNGLLSCLVRFKDFHVVYCVYDQMIRVGVAPDVYTCAIMVDAYCKDGKVARALEFVLGMESMGLKMNIVGYNSLINGYVEKRDMQGVEKVLELIRQQDISMNLVTYTLLIKGYCKAGNLDQADRVFRQMKEGTGLELVLDEKVYGVLIDGYCRNGRLDDAERVKNEMLSLGLGMNMFIFNSLINGYCKHGKLREAELVIVSMVEANLKPDGYSYNTLLDGYCKRGMIGEALKLCHKMTRDGVYPTNISYNTLLKGLCQHGDMNDALSLWEMMLKRGLIPDEVGFSTLLHGFFSKGNYKKAFTLWKHVLARGYARSTVLCNAMLNGLCKMGKMIEAEQILEKMIGMGCLPDGVTNRTLIDGYCRAGDIQRAFQIKEAMDAEGIPASLEMYNSLIQGLFQAQKSNEVSHMLSEVHAKALSPNIITYGALISGWFKEGNLKKAFDAYFEMRGKGISPNVYIFSTIISGLNRLGRTDEANMLVQKMVDLGIVPDLKQFYQSFNFNALQTEAQKVANSLDKSAQICTIPNKTLYNVVISCLCKSGKIDDAKRAIGDLLQRGFTPDEFTYSTLIHTTSISGAIDEAFLLRDEMIKKGISPNVVIYNALIDGLCKSGNLDRALRLFHKLYIKGRMIKEGVAPSVQTYCAFLSSLSRQGNEKEYVKLLDEMQKEGLATDSIRHCRSFEDVGVAAEALS; from the exons ATGGTGATTGCCTCCCAAATCAGCCGCCTCTTAATCCTCCGCCGCTTCGACGCCCTCAAAAGCCTCTCTTTCACTTTCTCCGACCTCCTCGTCAACGCAGTCCTAAAAAGTCTCAAGCTTCATCCAGTGTCGGCGCTTCACTTCTTCGACCTAGCCTCCAAACAGAATCACTTCAGACCTCATTTCAAATCCTATGTGAAGATCGTGCATATCTTGTCAAACGCTCGGATGTTTGATGAAACGAGGCTGTATCTACGTGGCCTCGTGGAGCTAACGGAGAGAGACCAGCTTCCGGTTTCTTTGATTTATGATGAATTGGTGGCTGTTTTTAGAGAATTTAGGTTTTCCGGAACCGTTTTTGATATGATGATGAAAACTTATGTGGAGAGGAGGCTGGTGAAGAATGCCTTGTATATGTTTGATAATATGCCTAAATGTGGTCATTTGCCGAGTCTGCGATCGTGTAATGGTTTGCTGAGTTGTTTGGTTAGATTCAAGGATTTTCATGTTGTTTATTGTGTTTATGATCAGATGATAAGAGTTGGGGTTGCTCCGGATGTGTATACCTGTGCTATAATGGTGGATGCTTACTGTAAAGATGGAAAAGTTGCTAGAGCACTGGAGTTTGTGCTAGGCATGGAGAGTATGGGATTGAAAATGAATATTGTTGGCTATAATAGCTTGATCAATGGGTATGTGGAGAAGAGGGATATGCAGGGGGTGGAGAAAGTGCTGGAGTTAATACGTCAGCAAGACATTTCCATGAATTTGGTGACGTATACGCTGTTGATTAAGGGCTATTGTAAAGCTGGGAACCTTGATCAAGCAGATAGAGTATTTAGACAGATGAAGGAGGGCACTGGACTCGAATTAGTTTTGGATGAAAAGGTCTATGGGGTATTAATTGATGGATATTGTCGTAACGGGAGACTGGATGATGCTGAGAGAGTTAAGAATGAGATGTTGAGTTTGGGATTGGGAATGAATATGTTCATCTTCAATTCTTTGATCAATGGATACTGCAAACATGGTAAACTTCGTGAAGCGGAGCTTGTTATAGTGAGTATGGTTGAAGCTAATTTGAAACCAGATGGTTATAGCTACAATACGTTATTGGATGGATACTGTAAAAGAGGAATGATTGGTGAAGCACTTAAGCTTTGCCATAAAATGACTAGGGATGGTGTATATCCAACAAACATAAGTTACAATACTCTCTTAAAAGGTTTATGCCAACATGGTGATATGAACGATGCATTGTCGCTGTGGGAAATGATGCTCAAAAGAGGTTTGATTCCTGATGAGGTTGGATTTAGTACACTTCTCCATGGATTTTTTAGCAAGGGAAACTATAAAAAAGCTTTCACATTGTGGAAACATGTTTTAGCAAGAGGCTATGCAAGAAGTACTGTTCTGTGCAATGCAATGCTCAATGGGCTTTGTAAAATGGGAAAGATGATTGAAGCAGAGCAAATTCTTGAAAAGATGATCGGAATGGGTTGTTTACCCGATGGGGTGACCAATAGAACCTTGATTGATGGATATTGCAGAGCTGGAGATATTCAAAGAGCTTTTCAAATTAAAGAGGCCATGGATGCGGAGGGTATTCCTGCTTCCCTTGAGATGTATAATTCTCTGATTCAAGGATTATTTCAAGCTCAGAAATCAAATGAAGTGTCACATATGCTCTCTGAGGTCCATGCAAAAGCACTGAGCCCTAATATCATTACTTATGGAGCACTAATAAGTGGTTGGTTTAAAGAGGGAAACCTGAAGAAAGCTTTTGATGCATATTTTGAGATGAGAGGCAAAGGCATCTCCCCGAATGTATATATATTCAGCACAATCATCAGTGGGTTAAACAGGCTTGGTCGGACGGATGAAGCAAATATGTTGGTACAGAAAATGGTAGATTTAGGTATTGTCCCAGACCTTAAACAGTTTTACCAGTCTTTTAACTTCAACGCGCTGCAGACAGAAGCACAGAAAGTGGCAAACTCCCTTGATAAAAGTGCTCAAATATGTACAATTCCAAACAAAACTCTATATAATGTAGTTATATCTTGCTTATGCAAAAGTGGAAAGATTGACGATGCAAAAAGAGCTATTGGTGATCTGTTGCAAAGAGGCTTCACTCCAGATGAGTTTACATACTCAACCCTTATCCACACCACTTCCATTTCGGGTGCTATTGATGAAGCCTTTCTTTTACGGGATGAGATGATAAAAAAGGGTATTTCTCCTAATGTAGTAATATATAATGCTCTTATAGATGGCTTATGTAAATCAGGAAACCTTGACCGTGCATTGAGGCTTTTCCATAAACTTTACATCAAAG GGAGAATGATAAAGGAAGGGGTTGCTCCTTCAGTTCAAACATATTGTGCATTTCTCAGTAGTCTTTCACGGCAAGGTAATGAGAAAGAATATGTGAAACTTTTAGATGAAATGCAAAAGGAGGGCCTTGCCACGGATTCTATTAGGCATTGCAGATCATTTGAAG atgTTGGTGTTGCTGCTGAAGCACTGAGCTGA
- the LOC121771986 gene encoding putative pentatricopeptide repeat-containing protein At1g19290 isoform X1 yields MVIASQISRLLILRRFDALKSLSFTFSDLLVNAVLKSLKLHPVSALHFFDLASKQNHFRPHFKSYVKIVHILSNARMFDETRLYLRGLVELTERDQLPVSLIYDELVAVFREFRFSGTVFDMMMKTYVERRLVKNALYMFDNMPKCGHLPSLRSCNGLLSCLVRFKDFHVVYCVYDQMIRVGVAPDVYTCAIMVDAYCKDGKVARALEFVLGMESMGLKMNIVGYNSLINGYVEKRDMQGVEKVLELIRQQDISMNLVTYTLLIKGYCKAGNLDQADRVFRQMKEGTGLELVLDEKVYGVLIDGYCRNGRLDDAERVKNEMLSLGLGMNMFIFNSLINGYCKHGKLREAELVIVSMVEANLKPDGYSYNTLLDGYCKRGMIGEALKLCHKMTRDGVYPTNISYNTLLKGLCQHGDMNDALSLWEMMLKRGLIPDEVGFSTLLHGFFSKGNYKKAFTLWKHVLARGYARSTVLCNAMLNGLCKMGKMIEAEQILEKMIGMGCLPDGVTNRTLIDGYCRAGDIQRAFQIKEAMDAEGIPASLEMYNSLIQGLFQAQKSNEVSHMLSEVHAKALSPNIITYGALISGWFKEGNLKKAFDAYFEMRGKGISPNVYIFSTIISGLNRLGRTDEANMLVQKMVDLGIVPDLKQFYQSFNFNALQTEAQKVANSLDKSAQICTIPNKTLYNVVISCLCKSGKIDDAKRAIGDLLQRGFTPDEFTYSTLIHTTSISGAIDEAFLLRDEMIKKGISPNVVIYNALIDGLCKSGNLDRALRLFHKLYIKGLVPNLITYNILINGCCKSGSTSDAFKLLGRMIKEGVAPSVQTYCAFLSSLSRQGNEKEYVKLLDEMQKEGLATDSIRHCRSFEDVGVAAEALS; encoded by the exons ATGGTGATTGCCTCCCAAATCAGCCGCCTCTTAATCCTCCGCCGCTTCGACGCCCTCAAAAGCCTCTCTTTCACTTTCTCCGACCTCCTCGTCAACGCAGTCCTAAAAAGTCTCAAGCTTCATCCAGTGTCGGCGCTTCACTTCTTCGACCTAGCCTCCAAACAGAATCACTTCAGACCTCATTTCAAATCCTATGTGAAGATCGTGCATATCTTGTCAAACGCTCGGATGTTTGATGAAACGAGGCTGTATCTACGTGGCCTCGTGGAGCTAACGGAGAGAGACCAGCTTCCGGTTTCTTTGATTTATGATGAATTGGTGGCTGTTTTTAGAGAATTTAGGTTTTCCGGAACCGTTTTTGATATGATGATGAAAACTTATGTGGAGAGGAGGCTGGTGAAGAATGCCTTGTATATGTTTGATAATATGCCTAAATGTGGTCATTTGCCGAGTCTGCGATCGTGTAATGGTTTGCTGAGTTGTTTGGTTAGATTCAAGGATTTTCATGTTGTTTATTGTGTTTATGATCAGATGATAAGAGTTGGGGTTGCTCCGGATGTGTATACCTGTGCTATAATGGTGGATGCTTACTGTAAAGATGGAAAAGTTGCTAGAGCACTGGAGTTTGTGCTAGGCATGGAGAGTATGGGATTGAAAATGAATATTGTTGGCTATAATAGCTTGATCAATGGGTATGTGGAGAAGAGGGATATGCAGGGGGTGGAGAAAGTGCTGGAGTTAATACGTCAGCAAGACATTTCCATGAATTTGGTGACGTATACGCTGTTGATTAAGGGCTATTGTAAAGCTGGGAACCTTGATCAAGCAGATAGAGTATTTAGACAGATGAAGGAGGGCACTGGACTCGAATTAGTTTTGGATGAAAAGGTCTATGGGGTATTAATTGATGGATATTGTCGTAACGGGAGACTGGATGATGCTGAGAGAGTTAAGAATGAGATGTTGAGTTTGGGATTGGGAATGAATATGTTCATCTTCAATTCTTTGATCAATGGATACTGCAAACATGGTAAACTTCGTGAAGCGGAGCTTGTTATAGTGAGTATGGTTGAAGCTAATTTGAAACCAGATGGTTATAGCTACAATACGTTATTGGATGGATACTGTAAAAGAGGAATGATTGGTGAAGCACTTAAGCTTTGCCATAAAATGACTAGGGATGGTGTATATCCAACAAACATAAGTTACAATACTCTCTTAAAAGGTTTATGCCAACATGGTGATATGAACGATGCATTGTCGCTGTGGGAAATGATGCTCAAAAGAGGTTTGATTCCTGATGAGGTTGGATTTAGTACACTTCTCCATGGATTTTTTAGCAAGGGAAACTATAAAAAAGCTTTCACATTGTGGAAACATGTTTTAGCAAGAGGCTATGCAAGAAGTACTGTTCTGTGCAATGCAATGCTCAATGGGCTTTGTAAAATGGGAAAGATGATTGAAGCAGAGCAAATTCTTGAAAAGATGATCGGAATGGGTTGTTTACCCGATGGGGTGACCAATAGAACCTTGATTGATGGATATTGCAGAGCTGGAGATATTCAAAGAGCTTTTCAAATTAAAGAGGCCATGGATGCGGAGGGTATTCCTGCTTCCCTTGAGATGTATAATTCTCTGATTCAAGGATTATTTCAAGCTCAGAAATCAAATGAAGTGTCACATATGCTCTCTGAGGTCCATGCAAAAGCACTGAGCCCTAATATCATTACTTATGGAGCACTAATAAGTGGTTGGTTTAAAGAGGGAAACCTGAAGAAAGCTTTTGATGCATATTTTGAGATGAGAGGCAAAGGCATCTCCCCGAATGTATATATATTCAGCACAATCATCAGTGGGTTAAACAGGCTTGGTCGGACGGATGAAGCAAATATGTTGGTACAGAAAATGGTAGATTTAGGTATTGTCCCAGACCTTAAACAGTTTTACCAGTCTTTTAACTTCAACGCGCTGCAGACAGAAGCACAGAAAGTGGCAAACTCCCTTGATAAAAGTGCTCAAATATGTACAATTCCAAACAAAACTCTATATAATGTAGTTATATCTTGCTTATGCAAAAGTGGAAAGATTGACGATGCAAAAAGAGCTATTGGTGATCTGTTGCAAAGAGGCTTCACTCCAGATGAGTTTACATACTCAACCCTTATCCACACCACTTCCATTTCGGGTGCTATTGATGAAGCCTTTCTTTTACGGGATGAGATGATAAAAAAGGGTATTTCTCCTAATGTAGTAATATATAATGCTCTTATAGATGGCTTATGTAAATCAGGAAACCTTGACCGTGCATTGAGGCTTTTCCATAAACTTTACATCAAAGGTTTAGTTCCGAACCTCATCAcctataatatattaattaatggatgttgcAAGAGCGGTAGCACCAGTGATGCCTTTAAACTTCTAGGGAGAATGATAAAGGAAGGGGTTGCTCCTTCAGTTCAAACATATTGTGCATTTCTCAGTAGTCTTTCACGGCAAGGTAATGAGAAAGAATATGTGAAACTTTTAGATGAAATGCAAAAGGAGGGCCTTGCCACGGATTCTATTAGGCATTGCAGATCATTTGAAG atgTTGGTGTTGCTGCTGAAGCACTGAGCTGA
- the LOC121770102 gene encoding ATP-dependent DNA helicase pif1-like, with the protein MASSVREEKERRDATFRMGNGCIGKTFIWKFLSAEIRSKGDIVLNVASSGIASLLLPGGRTVHSRFKIPIIVNEDSMCNIKPGSALAELIVRAKLIIWDEAPMIHKHCVQAVDRTFRDIMRVCNELSTDKPFGGKTVVFGGDFRQILTVVPKGSRQDVVNAAINSSYLWRNCTVLRLTKNMRLLSVASSDEVSRLKEFSSWVASIGDGVVGGPNDGEVTIDLPSDIVLSNSGDPLRTIVSTIYPSYMNHEELSNCLHDRAILAHTLEVVDGVNQFMMTLNQSQGRVYLSYDSISNSDLTSNGLAEIHSVEFF; encoded by the exons ATGGCGTCGAGCGTgagagaggagaaagagagaagggACGCCACTTTTAGGATGGg CAATGGATGTATTGGTAAAACTTTTATATGGAAGTTTTTGTCAGCCGAGATTCGTTCTAAGGGTGATATTGTTTTAAACGTGGCATCCAGTGGCATAGCTTCTTTACTTTTGCCTGGAGGTAGAACAGTTCATTCTCGATTTAAGATTCCCATCATTGTTAATGAAGATTCTATGTGCAATATAAAACCAGGGAGTGCACTTGCTGAACTGATTGTAAGAGCTAAGCTTATCATATGGGATGAAGCTCCGATGATTCATAAACATTGCGTACAAGCCGTGGATAGGACTTTCAGAGATATCATGCGTGTATGTAATGAGCTCAGTACAGACAAACCCTTTGGCGGAAAAACAGTAGTTTTTGGTGGTGACTTCAGACAAATCTTAACAGTTGTTCCTAAGGGTAGTAGGCAAGATGTTGTGAATGCCGCTATTAACTCTTCATATCTTTGGAGGAATTGCACAGTTCTGAGGTTGACCAAAAACATGCGACTTTTGAGTGTTGCATCTTCTGATGAAGTTTCACGATTGAAGGAATTTTCTTCTTGGGTTGCTTCTATTGGAGATGGAGTTGTTGGTGGTCCAAATGATGGTGAAGTGACTATTGATCTTCCTTCTGACATTGTTTTGTCTAATTCTGGGGATCCTCTTAGAACAATTGTTTCAACGATATATCCGTCCTATATGAACCATGAAGAGTTGAGTAATTGTTTGCATGATCGTGCCATACTTGCTCATACTTTAGAGGTTGTTGATGGGGTTAACCAATTCATGATGACGTTGAATCAGTCTCAGGGTCGGGTTTATTTGAGTTATGATAGTATCTCAAACTCAGATTTGACCTCAAATGGCTTAGCTGAGATACATTctgttgaatttttttaa
- the LOC121770820 gene encoding uncharacterized protein LOC121770820: MGGEKKEEKVMEGVASLALLPSGSISGLFIQLPNSICYGLHGIELECERECSRGEDYRLIKLTVTDFDSKKERTLVVECRGHDAAKICTPDHAHGWQKDVVGMVEEKHAKHKITVHFECETLKSDEAAEDHLRKFMPKFVGMDAVVNIGRMTIAGLNFEADAEYERSENKAVHPNVAEAFGRYLDLHELYNEYINSKFGQQIEYSAYLDVFSRYQAN, encoded by the exons ATGG GAGGAGAAAAGAAGGAAGAAAAGGTGATGGAGGGAGTTGCATCATTAGCCCTTTTGCCGAGTGGCTCTATTTCTGGCCTTTTTATTCAGCTCCCAAACTCCATCTGTTATGGTCTCCATGGAATTG AACTGGAGTGTGAAAGAGAGTGCAGCCGGGGTGAGGATTACCGCTTGATCAAGCTGACTGTAACAGATTTTGAT AGCAAGAAAGAAAGAACTCTCGTAGTAGAGTGCAGAGGACATGATGCTGCCAAGATATGTACCCCGGATCATGCTCACGG GTGGCAGAAGGATGTCGTGGGTATGGTGGAAGAGAAGCACGCGAAACACAAAATTACAGTGCATTTTGAATGCGAAACGTTGAAATCTGATGAAGCAGCTGAGGACCATCTCAGAAAATTCATGCCCAAGTTTGTTGGGATGGATGCTGTTG TCAACATCGGGCGCATGACCATAGCAGGATTGAATTTTGAAGCAGACGCTGAATACGAGCGGAGCGAGAACAAAGCTGTGCATCCTAATGTTGCT GAAGCCTTTGGACGGTACCTTGATTTACATGAACTATATAATGAGTACATCAACTCCAAGTTTGGGCAGCAAATTGAGTACTCTGCTTATCTTGATGTGTTTTCAAGATATCAAGCAAATTGA
- the LOC121770773 gene encoding uncharacterized protein LOC121770773 isoform X1 encodes MEKERSNQMVIVGKNSLSSTEDEEPKTDGSCLNVDKEAGSATCRVCQCAEPDRRGNIALGFLGISPPVCDLTNGKEEEVKSNLKVTSGNIENNSVFKRSEVVEFISPNGDVFLCTADVELGLDDSHDRLFELGCACKNDLALAHYACALKWFISHGSTVCEICGSITKNIRPEDYKRILGSLKEYESLRERTVNGEPNPATPQTNYGVDPDAVAAIRRQRLSEISLWFNPHNNSITVSHVVSEQPSASNTVLEEVPPVENTATKWAVESTGILLATGLLTVTLAWLLAPHVGKKTAKNGLHILLGGVCALTVVVFFRFFVLTRIKYGPARYWAILFVFWFLVFGIWASRTHGSHAT; translated from the exons ATGGAGAAAGAAAGGTCCAATCAAATGGTTATAGTAGGTAAAAATAGTCTCTCATCTACTGAGGATGAAGAACCAAAAACTGATGGATCATGTCTTAATGTAGACAAGGAAGCTGGCTCAGCAACTTGTCGTGTTTGTCAATGCGCAGAACCGGATAGAAGGGGAAATATTGCCCTGGGATTCTTGGGTATTTCTCCACCAGTATGTGATCTTACAAATGGGAAAGAGGAGGAGGTTAAGTCTAATTTGAAAGTCACCTCAggaaatattgaaaataattcAGTATTTAAGAGATCTGAGGTAGTTGAGTTTATTAGCCCAAACGGGGATGTTTTTCTCTGTACAGCTGATGTAGAGCTGGGCCTTGATGACAGCCACGACAGGTTATTCGAGCTTGGTTGTGCTTGCAAAAATGATCTTGCATTAGCACATTATGCTTGTGCCCTTAAGTGGTTTATCAGCCATGGATCAACTGTTTGTGAAATATGTGGATCTATTACGAAGAATATTAGACCTGAAGATTACAAAAGGATATTAGGTTCTTTAAAAGAGTATGAATCGTTGAGAGAAAGAACTGTCAATGGAGAACCTAATCCTGCAACACCCCAAACAAATTATGGTGTGGATCCTGATGCTGTTGCTGCCATTCGAAGGCAGAGGTTAAGTGAAATTTCATTGTGGTTTAATCCACATAACAACTCTATCACTGTTTCTCATGTGGTCAGTGAGCAACCTTCAGCTTCAAATACTGTCTTGGAAGAGGTTCCCCCTGTTGAAAATACTGCTACAAAATGGGCTGTAGAGAGTACTGGGATCCTGCTCGCTACAGGTCTGCTGACTGTTACTCTTGCTTGGCTTCTCGCCCCTCATGTGGGGAAG AAAACTGCCAAAAATGGCctgcatattcttcttggagGAGTCTGTGCATTGACTGTTGTAGTTTTCTTCCGATTT TTTGTTCTAACAAGAATCAAGTACGGGCCTGCTCGTTACTGGGCAATCTTGTTTGTATTCTGGTTTCTCGTGTTTGGGATATGGGCATCACGAACACATGGCTCTCATGCCACATGA
- the LOC121770773 gene encoding uncharacterized protein LOC121770773 isoform X2, with the protein MEKERSNQMVIVDKEAGSATCRVCQCAEPDRRGNIALGFLGISPPVCDLTNGKEEEVKSNLKVTSGNIENNSVFKRSEVVEFISPNGDVFLCTADVELGLDDSHDRLFELGCACKNDLALAHYACALKWFISHGSTVCEICGSITKNIRPEDYKRILGSLKEYESLRERTVNGEPNPATPQTNYGVDPDAVAAIRRQRLSEISLWFNPHNNSITVSHVVSEQPSASNTVLEEVPPVENTATKWAVESTGILLATGLLTVTLAWLLAPHVGKKTAKNGLHILLGGVCALTVVVFFRFFVLTRIKYGPARYWAILFVFWFLVFGIWASRTHGSHAT; encoded by the exons ATGGAGAAAGAAAGGTCCAATCAAATGGTTATAGTAG ACAAGGAAGCTGGCTCAGCAACTTGTCGTGTTTGTCAATGCGCAGAACCGGATAGAAGGGGAAATATTGCCCTGGGATTCTTGGGTATTTCTCCACCAGTATGTGATCTTACAAATGGGAAAGAGGAGGAGGTTAAGTCTAATTTGAAAGTCACCTCAggaaatattgaaaataattcAGTATTTAAGAGATCTGAGGTAGTTGAGTTTATTAGCCCAAACGGGGATGTTTTTCTCTGTACAGCTGATGTAGAGCTGGGCCTTGATGACAGCCACGACAGGTTATTCGAGCTTGGTTGTGCTTGCAAAAATGATCTTGCATTAGCACATTATGCTTGTGCCCTTAAGTGGTTTATCAGCCATGGATCAACTGTTTGTGAAATATGTGGATCTATTACGAAGAATATTAGACCTGAAGATTACAAAAGGATATTAGGTTCTTTAAAAGAGTATGAATCGTTGAGAGAAAGAACTGTCAATGGAGAACCTAATCCTGCAACACCCCAAACAAATTATGGTGTGGATCCTGATGCTGTTGCTGCCATTCGAAGGCAGAGGTTAAGTGAAATTTCATTGTGGTTTAATCCACATAACAACTCTATCACTGTTTCTCATGTGGTCAGTGAGCAACCTTCAGCTTCAAATACTGTCTTGGAAGAGGTTCCCCCTGTTGAAAATACTGCTACAAAATGGGCTGTAGAGAGTACTGGGATCCTGCTCGCTACAGGTCTGCTGACTGTTACTCTTGCTTGGCTTCTCGCCCCTCATGTGGGGAAG AAAACTGCCAAAAATGGCctgcatattcttcttggagGAGTCTGTGCATTGACTGTTGTAGTTTTCTTCCGATTT TTTGTTCTAACAAGAATCAAGTACGGGCCTGCTCGTTACTGGGCAATCTTGTTTGTATTCTGGTTTCTCGTGTTTGGGATATGGGCATCACGAACACATGGCTCTCATGCCACATGA
- the LOC121772503 gene encoding uncharacterized protein LOC121772503, producing MLPLKLVRSLVSGDDVTTNPLFLCNVEQESDDSDDPTSTTKKTPLMLFLPNQELVRDTYRLASIARALGMDLQPNPSLSHIIFSWPPPPQSSTPSSSSSSNSPHSWASASSPLSYSWSLPDGGVPLPFPSFATASLSHLRLFVGLSRGYFKLAFLKSGCAPLEKIESLSNNNWHCTSLSLFASGTGERVESMEGFSRVLLGKGWALFKTNCGGERELYLYRKSDASRIRGNGDLRECSRARELRLPALDFRNVPLRVLQYILLMTDDVFYLA from the coding sequence ATGTTACCCCTCAAGCTCGTCCGCTCCCTAGTCTCCGGCGATGACGTCACCACCAACCCCCTCTTCCTCTGCAATGTCGAGCAAGAGAGCGACGACAGTGACGATCCCACTTccacaacaaagaaaacccCTCTAATGCTCTTCCTCCCCAATCAAGAACTCGTCAGAGACACATACCGATTGGCCTCCATCGCCCGAGCCCTCGGAATGGATCTCCAACCCAACCCCTCCCTCTCCCACATCATCTTCTCATGGCCTCCGCCGCCTCAATCATCCACGCCCTCGtcatcttcctcttccaattCGCCTCACTCGTGGGCTTCCGCCTCGTCGCCGCTGTCGTATTCGTGGTCGCTGCCGGACGGCGGGGTGCCTCTGCCGTTCCCCTCCTTCGCCACCGCGTCCCTCTCCCACCTCCGCCTCTTCGTCGGCCTCTCCAGGGGCTACTTCAAGCTGGCCTTCTTGAAGAGCGGCTGCGCCCCTCTTGAAAAAATCGAGTCTTTGAGCAATAACAACTGGCATTGCACCTCGCTCTCGCTTTTTGCGTCGGGCACGGGGGAGCGAGTGGAGTCCATGGAGGGATTTTCGCGGGTGTTGCTTGGGAAGGGGTGGGCCCTTTTCAAGACTAATTGCGGCGGGGAGAGGGAGTTGTATTTGTATAGGAAGTCGGATGCGAGTAGGATCCGTGGGAATGGGGATTTGAGGGAATGCAGTAGGGCTAGGGAGCTGAGGCTGCCGGCGTTGGATTTCAGGAATGTGCCGTTGAGGGTTTTGCAGTACATTCTTCTCATGACTGATGATGTCTTCTACCTTGCCTAG